A genomic segment from Gavia stellata isolate bGavSte3 chromosome 4, bGavSte3.hap2, whole genome shotgun sequence encodes:
- the GCAT gene encoding 2-amino-3-ketobutyrate coenzyme A ligase, mitochondrial, translating to MWRGAAVRVLRGGGAGGPRAASGAAAAQLRRRLESELEDIRGAGTWKSERVIASRQGPHLRLVGGGAGILNFCANNYLGLSSHPEVIRAAVEALEKFGAGLSSVRFICGTQSIHKDLEEKIAHFHQREDAILYASCFDANAGIFEALLTPEDAVLSDELNHASIIDGIRLCKANKYRYKHMDMQDLEAKLQDAQKHRLRLVATDGAFSMDGDIAPLREICQLAQKYDALVFIDECHATGFLGPNGRGTDELLGVMDKVTIINSTLGKALGGAAGGYTTGPKPLIDLLRQRSRPYLFSNSLPPAVVGCASKALDLLMESNAIAQSMAAKTQRFRSKMTAAGFTISGKDHPICPVMLGDARLAAVMAEDMLNRGIYVIGFSYPVVPKGKARIRVQISAVHSDEDIDHCVEVFTEVGRKHGALP from the exons atgtggcgcggcgcggcggtgCGGGTGCTGCGgggtggcggggccgggggccccCGGGCCGCTtcgggagcggcggcggctcAGCTCCGCCGGCGGCTGGAGAGCGAACTGGAGGACATCCGGGGCGCCGGCACTTGGAAGAGCGAGCGGGTCATCGCCTCCCGCCAAGGTCCCCACCTCCGCTTGGTGGGCGGCGGAGCCG GGATCCTCAACTTCTGTGCCAATAACTACCTAGGGCTCTCCAGCCACCCCGAGGTGATCCGCGCTGCCGTGGAGGCCCTCGAGAAGTTCGGTGCCGGGCTCAGCTCCGTCCGCTTCATCTGCGGTACCCAG AGTATACACAAGGACCTGGAGGAGAAGATCGCGCATTTCCACCAGCGGGAAGACGCCATTCTCTATGCCAGCTGCTTTGATGCCAATGCTGGTATCTTTGAG GCCCTGCTGACCCCAGAGGATGCAGTGCTGTCGGATGAGCTGAACCATGCCTCCATCATCGATGGGATCCGCCTGTGCAAGGCTAACAAGTACCGCTACAAGCACATGGACATGCAGGACCTGGAGGCCAAGCTGCAGGATGCGCAG AAACATCGTCTGCGGCTGGTGGCCACCGATGGTGCCTTCTCCATGGATGGTGACATCGCACCCCTGAGGGAGATCTGCCAGCTGGCCCAGAAGTATGATGCCCTGGTCTTCATTGACGAATGCCATGCCACAGGCTTCCTGGGACCCAATGGCCG GGGTACCGATGAGCTCTTGGGAGTGATGGACAAAGTCACCATCATCAACTCCACCCTGGGAAAAGCTCttggaggagctgcag GTGGGTACACAACTGGCCCAAAACCCCTCATCGATTTGCTCCGCCAGCGCTCCCGCCCGTACCTCTTCTCCAACAGCCTTCCCCCTGCCGTGGTGGGCTGTGCATCCAAGGCCCTGGACCTCCTCATGGAGAGCAATGCTATTGCACAGTCCATGGCTGCCAAGACCCAACG GTTCAGAAGCAAGATGACAGCAGCCGGCTTCACCATCTCGGGGAAAGACCACCCCATCTGTCCTGTCATGCTTGGGGATGCTCGGCTGGCTGCAGTGATGGCTGAGGACATGCTGAACAGAG GCATTTATGTCATTGGCTTCAGCTACCCCGTGGTCCCCAAGGGAAAGGCCCGCATCCGGGTCCAGATCTCGGCCGTGCACAGTGATGAGGATATTGACCACTGCGTGGAGGTCTTCACTGAGGTGGGACGGAAACATGGAGCGCTGCCTTGA
- the LOC104253831 gene encoding histone H5 has translation MTENPVPAPVPAPKPKRARAARRPAAHPTYSDMIAAAIRAEKSRGGSSRQSIQKYVKSHYKVGQHADAQIKLSIRRLLAAGVLKQTKGVGASGSFRLAKANKAKKSPARKKKAARKSMSPRKAARPRKAKSPAKKPKSAARKARKKSRATPKKTKKPKTVKAKSLKASKPKKAKRSKPKAKSSARKSPKKK, from the coding sequence ATGACGGAGAacccggtcccggccccggtTCCGGCCCCCAAGCCCAAGCGGGCCAGGGCAGCACGGCGGCCGGCAGCCCACCCCACCTACTCGGACATGATCGCGGCAGCCATCCGGGCAGAGAAGAGCCGTGGCGGCTCCTCCCGCCAGTCCATCCAGAAGTACGTGAAGAGCCACTACAAGGTGGGCCAGCACGCCGATGCCCAGATCAAGCTCTCTATTCGGCGCCTGCTCGCTGCTGGCGTCCTCAAGCAGACCAAAGGGGTCGGCGCTTCCGGCTCTTTCCGCCTGGCCAAGGCCAACAAAGCGAAGAAGTCCCCAGCCAGGAAGAAGAAGGCAGCCAGGAAATCCATGTCGCCCCGGAAAGCAGCTAGGCCCAGGAAAGCCAAGTCACCGGCAAAGAAGCCCAAATCTGCTGCCAGGAAAGCCAGGAAGAAGTCAAGGGCCACcccaaagaaaaccaagaagcCAAAGACTGTTAAGGCCAAGTCGCTGAAGGCATCCAAGCCCAAGAAGGCAAAGCGGTCGAAACCCAAAGCCAAGTCCAGCGCCCGGAAATCACCCAAGAAGAAGTGA
- the TRIOBP gene encoding TRIO and F-actin-binding protein has protein sequence MTPDLLNFKKGWMSILDEPGEWKKHWFVLTDSSLRYYRDSNAEEADDLDGEIDLRSCTDVTEFAVQRNYGFQIHTKDAVFTLSAMTSGIRRNWIEALRKNVRPVSAPDVTKLSDCDKENSFRNCIPQKGLLRSEEQQRPGSGSEGNSKGGHWKVDGQRHAFDYVELSPLPQDPGNQGSPQRTRGSLKISNRTSKHEELERDLAIGSEERQKWFETPDSRVPNSDGLAGDSSRKAGEQDLPAPPLSEDQRIRLNEEIEKKWLELEHLPLKDSRRVPLTALLNQSKGGHGDTNEALKKEVQSLRAQLESCRARNESLQEAGKSQGDSHVPRGYISQEACERSLAEMESSHQQVMEELQRHHQRELERLRQEKERLLAEEAAATAAAIEALKKAHREEMNKELGRTRSFQQCSSISDALQKQHQLDVDSLKRELQVLSEQYSQKCLEIGELTQKAEEREQTLLHCQQEGKELLRKNQELQTRLSDEIGKLRSFISSRGSGDRSPHNNERSSCELEVLLRVKENELQYLKKEVQCLREELRMMQKDKRFASGKYQDVYAELNHIKVRSEREIEQLKEHLRLAMAALQEKESLCNSVSE, from the exons ATGACG CCGGATCTCCTCAATTTCAAGAAGGGATGGATGTCCATCCTGGATGAGCCAGGAGAG TGGAAGAAACATTGGTTCGTTCTGACCGACTCGAGCCTGAGGTATTACCGGGACTCGAACGCAGAGGAG GCTGATGACCTCGATGGAGAAATCGACCTCCGCTCCTGCACAGACGTGACGGAGTTTGCAGTACAGCGCAACTATGGCTTCCAGATACAC ACGAAAGATGCTGTCTTCACCCTGTCAGCAATGACCTCGGGCATCCGGCGCAACTGGATCGAGGCCCTGAGGAAGAATGTGCGCCCGGTCAGCGCTCCGGATGTCACCAA GCTTTCCGACTGTGATAAGGAGAACTCCTTCCGTAACTGCATCCCCCAGAAGGGCTTGCTCCGGTCAGAGGAGCAGCAGCGGCCAGGCTCAGGCTCCGAGGGGAACTCGAAGGGTGGTCACTGGAAGGTGGATGGGCAGCGCCATGCCTTTGACTACGTGGAGCTGTCTCCCTTGCCACAGGACCCTGGGAATCAGGGGTCCCCACAGAGGACAAGAGGGAGCTTGAAGATCTCCAACCGAACTTCCAAGCATGAGGAGCTGGAGCGGGATCTGGCCATCGGTTCGGAGGAGAGGCAGAAATGGTTTGAGACCCCTGACAGCAGGGTCCCAAATAGTGATGGCCTGGCAGGGGACTCTTCCCGCAAGGCAGGGGAGCAGgacctccccgctcccccacTTTCGGAGGACCAGCGGATTCGGCTGAATGAGGAGATAGAGAAGAAGTGGCTGGAGCTGGAACACCTGCCCTTGAAGGACTCGAGGCGGGTGCCCTTGACAGCACTGCTGAACCAGAGCAAGGGGGGCCATGGAGACACCAACGAAGCACTGAAAAAGGAG GTCCAGTCACTGCGGGCGCAGCTGGAGTCCTGCAGGGCCAGAAATGAGAGCCTTCAGGAGGCAGGGAAATCCCAGGGAGACAGCCATGTGCCCCGGGGGTACATCTCACAG GAGGCCTGCGAGCGCAgcctggctgagatggagtCGTCCCATCAGCAAGTGATGGAGGAGCTCCAGAGGCACCACCAGCGGGAACTGGAGCGGTTGCGGCAAGAGAAGGAGCGGCTTCTGGCAGAGGAGGCTGCGGCAACGGCAGCAG CCATTGAGGCACTGAAGAAAGCCCACCGGGAGGAGATGAATAAGGAGCTGGGCAGGACACGAAGCTTCCAGCAGTGCAGCTCGATCTCAGATGCCCTCCAGAAGCAGCACCA GTTGGATGTGGATTCCCTGAAGCGGGAGCTGCAGGTGCTTTCAGAACAGTACTCCCAAAAGTGCCTGGAAATTGGGGAGCTCACCCAGAAGGCAGAGGAGCGGGAGCAGACGCTGCTGCACTGtcagcaggaggggaaggagctcCTCCGGAAAAACCAG gagctgcagaccCGCCTCTCGGATGAGATTGGGAAGCTGCGAAGCTTTATTTCATCGCGGGGCTCTGGGGACCGCTCTCCACACAACAATGAGCGGAGTTCATGTGAGCTGGAG GTGCTGCTGCGAGTGAAGGAGAACGAGCTCCAGTACCTAAAGAAAGAGGTGCAGTGCCTCCGGGAGGAGCTGCGGATGATGCAAAAG GATAAGAGATTTGCCTCAGGGAAATACCAAGATGTCTATGCAGAGCTGAATCACATTAAGGTGCGCTCGGAGCGAGAGATTGAGCAGCTGAAGGAGCACCTGCGCCTGGCCATGGCGGCTCTGCAGGAGAAGGAGTCACTGTGCAACAGCGTCAGTGAGTAA